In Mesorhizobium sp., one DNA window encodes the following:
- a CDS encoding 3-deoxy-manno-octulosonate cytidylyltransferase — MNALILIPARLAATRLPGKPLADINGVPMIVHVARRAAEAGLGRAVVATDSAEVAKAVVTAGFEVAMTRADHQSGSDRIFEALSDLDPDGKVDTVVNLQGDLPTIDPASIRAALAPLADRAVDIATLGVEIAREEEKTNPNVVKIVGSPLSATRLRALYFTRATAPWGEGPLYHHVGIYAYRRAALARFVALPQSALERREKLEQLRALEAGMRIDAAIVDTVPLGVDTPEDLERARAMLA; from the coding sequence ATGAATGCGCTGATCCTCATTCCCGCCCGCCTGGCCGCGACGCGCCTGCCCGGCAAGCCGCTCGCCGACATCAATGGCGTGCCGATGATCGTCCATGTCGCCCGCCGCGCGGCGGAGGCGGGCCTCGGGCGCGCCGTGGTCGCGACGGATTCCGCCGAGGTGGCCAAGGCGGTCGTGACTGCCGGTTTCGAGGTCGCGATGACCCGGGCGGACCATCAGTCGGGGTCAGACCGCATTTTTGAGGCGCTGTCGGATCTCGACCCTGACGGAAAAGTCGACACCGTCGTCAACCTGCAGGGCGACCTGCCGACGATCGATCCGGCTTCGATCCGCGCCGCGCTCGCCCCGCTTGCCGATCGCGCCGTGGACATCGCGACGCTTGGGGTCGAGATCGCGCGGGAGGAGGAGAAGACCAACCCCAACGTCGTCAAGATCGTCGGTTCGCCGCTGTCGGCAACCCGCCTGCGCGCGCTCTATTTCACCCGTGCGACCGCGCCGTGGGGCGAGGGACCGCTCTATCACCATGTCGGTATCTACGCCTACCGGCGCGCCGCGCTGGCGCGTTTCGTCGCCCTGCCGCAATCGGCGCTTGAACGGCGCGAGAAACTGGAGCAGTTGCGGGCGCTGGAAGCCGGAATGCGCATCGATGCCGCGATCGTGGACACCGTGCCGCTCGGCGTCGACACTCCGGAAGACCTCGAGCGCGCCCGCGCGATGCTCGCATAA
- a CDS encoding prephenate dehydratase, giving the protein MPPKTNRISFQGEPGANSDTACRDMFPAMEPMPCATFEDAFNAVESGKADLAMIPIENTIAGRVADIHHLLPESKLHIVGEYFLPIHFQLMVLPGVARSEIKTVHSHIHALGQCRKYIRRNGWKGVIAGDTAGAAKLVSETKDRSMAALAPRLAAKLYGLEILEEDVEDAATNVTRFVVLTKGKEWVERPTPDAPMMTTFMFRVRNVPAALYKAMGGFATNGVNMTKLESYQLGAFTATLFYADIEGHPDDPGVKNALEELKFFSREVRILGVYPRSPSREEWKLAD; this is encoded by the coding sequence ATGCCGCCCAAGACCAACCGCATCTCCTTCCAGGGGGAACCAGGCGCGAACTCGGACACGGCGTGCCGCGACATGTTTCCGGCGATGGAGCCGATGCCGTGCGCCACATTCGAGGACGCGTTCAACGCGGTCGAGTCGGGCAAGGCGGATCTGGCGATGATCCCGATCGAGAACACGATCGCCGGCCGCGTCGCCGACATCCACCACCTGCTGCCGGAATCGAAGCTGCACATCGTCGGCGAGTATTTTCTGCCCATCCACTTCCAGCTCATGGTTCTACCGGGCGTCGCCCGCTCCGAGATCAAGACGGTCCATAGCCATATCCACGCGCTCGGCCAGTGCCGCAAATACATCCGTAGGAACGGCTGGAAAGGCGTGATCGCAGGGGATACCGCGGGCGCGGCGAAACTCGTATCAGAGACGAAGGATCGGTCGATGGCCGCGCTCGCCCCGCGACTGGCCGCCAAGCTCTATGGTCTCGAAATCCTCGAGGAGGACGTGGAGGACGCGGCCACCAATGTGACCCGCTTCGTCGTGCTGACCAAGGGCAAGGAATGGGTGGAACGCCCGACGCCCGATGCGCCGATGATGACGACGTTCATGTTTCGTGTCCGCAACGTGCCTGCCGCCCTCTACAAGGCGATGGGCGGCTTCGCCACCAATGGCGTCAACATGACTAAGCTGGAAAGCTACCAGCTCGGCGCCTTCACGGCGACGCTGTTCTATGCCGACATCGAGGGCCACCCCGACGATCCGGGAGTGAAGAACGCACTGGAAGAGCTGAAGTTCTTTTCGCGGGAGGTGCGAATCCTGGGCGTCTATCCGCGCAGCCCTTCGCGCGAGGAGTGGAAGCTGGCGGACTGA
- the nudC gene encoding NAD(+) diphosphatase: MTFSLFDAPAREPSKMVGFSGNLIDRRSEQRSDDSTARALDDPAARLMLIKAGRVYLKEGRDGFDPWYRPFAAASLGAIVSEAILLGWDARGPVLAAPAGLDPEELPDGVKAIDFRSVNVQGLLAEPDLGAVAQAGALLAWHGTHRFCGRCGHETEIRAGGYKRACRNCTAEHFPRTDPVAIMLAVTQERCLMGRSPHFPPGMYSCLAGFIEPGETIEDAVRRETFEEAGIRLGRVAYHASQPWPFPYSLMIGCFGEALNEEIVADRTELEDVRWFSRAEVHEIIAGRSPEGIKTPPRAAIANLLIRTWAEGA; this comes from the coding sequence ATGACTTTCAGCCTCTTCGATGCGCCGGCGCGCGAACCCAGCAAGATGGTCGGCTTTTCCGGCAATCTTATCGACAGACGCTCGGAGCAGAGAAGCGACGATTCCACTGCACGGGCGCTGGACGATCCCGCCGCAAGACTGATGCTGATCAAGGCGGGACGGGTCTACCTTAAGGAAGGACGGGACGGCTTCGATCCCTGGTACAGACCGTTCGCCGCTGCGTCGCTCGGCGCGATCGTCTCGGAGGCGATCCTGCTCGGCTGGGATGCGAGGGGCCCGGTCCTCGCGGCACCGGCGGGGCTGGACCCGGAGGAACTGCCCGACGGGGTCAAGGCGATCGATTTCCGCTCGGTCAACGTCCAGGGCTTGCTTGCCGAGCCCGATCTTGGCGCCGTGGCCCAGGCAGGCGCGCTGCTCGCCTGGCACGGCACGCACCGATTTTGCGGCCGATGCGGCCACGAGACTGAGATTCGTGCCGGCGGCTACAAGCGGGCGTGCCGCAACTGCACGGCCGAGCATTTCCCGCGCACCGACCCGGTCGCCATCATGCTGGCGGTGACTCAGGAGCGCTGCCTGATGGGCCGTAGCCCGCATTTCCCGCCGGGAATGTATTCCTGCCTCGCCGGCTTCATCGAGCCGGGCGAGACGATCGAGGATGCGGTGCGCCGCGAGACCTTCGAGGAAGCCGGCATAAGGCTCGGCCGCGTCGCCTACCATGCCAGCCAGCCCTGGCCATTCCCCTATTCGCTGATGATCGGCTGCTTCGGCGAGGCGCTGAACGAAGAGATCGTGGCGGACAGGACCGAACTGGAGGACGTGCGCTGGTTCAGCCGCGCAGAGGTCCACGAGATCATCGCCGGCCGATCGCCGGAAGGCATCAAGACGCCGCCGCGCGCCGCGATCGCGAACCTGCTGATCCGGACATGGGCGGAAGGCGCATAG
- a CDS encoding cytochrome c family protein, which translates to MNSFEFNKIIGAILGTVFVVFSLSLISDSLFATHAPEKAGYEIAALEPEAGAGGEDAGPAAPEPVGPLLASADVGAGEALFKRCAACHTPEKGGANKIGPNLWDIVERPVASHEGYSYSAAMKAHAGERPTWDYEHLSDFIAAPKAVVKGTAMNFPGLKAISDRANLIAYLHTLSDAPKPLPAADAVPAPAAGATTEPATETAQPAAPAAPAAEPAAPAAPATPAPAQ; encoded by the coding sequence ATGAACTCGTTCGAATTCAACAAGATCATCGGGGCGATCCTCGGCACCGTCTTCGTCGTCTTTTCGCTCAGCCTGATCTCGGATTCGCTGTTCGCGACGCATGCGCCCGAGAAGGCCGGCTACGAGATCGCGGCGCTGGAACCGGAGGCGGGCGCCGGAGGCGAGGATGCAGGACCGGCCGCCCCGGAGCCCGTGGGTCCGCTGCTCGCGAGCGCGGATGTCGGTGCGGGAGAAGCGCTCTTCAAGCGTTGCGCGGCCTGCCACACGCCAGAGAAGGGCGGCGCCAACAAGATCGGACCGAACCTATGGGACATCGTCGAACGCCCCGTGGCGTCGCATGAAGGCTACTCCTATTCGGCGGCCATGAAGGCCCATGCCGGCGAGCGCCCAACTTGGGACTACGAGCACCTGAGCGACTTCATCGCCGCGCCGAAGGCTGTCGTGAAGGGGACCGCGATGAACTTCCCCGGCCTGAAGGCGATCAGCGACCGGGCCAACCTGATCGCCTATCTGCACACGCTGTCCGACGCGCCCAAGCCGCTGCCGGCGGCCGATGCGGTTCCCGCGCCCGCCGCAGGCGCAACGACCGAGCCCGCGACGGAAACGGCCCAGCCCGCAGCACCGGCTGCGCCCGCTGCCGAGCCGGCGGCTCCGGCCGCGCCCGCCACGCCGGCGCCGGCTCAGTAA
- the recR gene encoding recombination mediator RecR: protein MSSKRIAGPEIERLIQLLAKVPGLGPRSARRAALHLIKKKEQLLGPLAHAMADAVDKVRVCSVCGNVDTSDPCMICSDPRRDDSTIVVVEDVSDLWALERAGVQNARFHVLGGTLSPLDGIGPDDLTIARLVSRVAAGGVAEVIIAVNATIEGQTTAHYITDQLAGLGVKVTRLAHGVPVGGELDYLDEGTLTAALKSRTAF from the coding sequence ATGTCCTCCAAGCGAATCGCCGGCCCCGAGATCGAACGCCTGATCCAGCTTCTGGCCAAGGTGCCGGGGCTGGGGCCGCGTTCGGCGCGCCGGGCGGCCCTGCATCTCATCAAGAAGAAGGAGCAGCTACTCGGCCCGTTGGCGCACGCGATGGCGGACGCGGTCGACAAGGTGCGCGTCTGTTCGGTTTGCGGCAATGTCGACACGTCGGATCCGTGCATGATCTGCTCCGATCCGCGCCGCGACGATTCCACGATCGTCGTGGTCGAGGATGTGTCCGATCTCTGGGCGCTGGAACGGGCCGGCGTGCAGAACGCGCGCTTCCACGTGCTCGGCGGCACGCTGTCACCACTGGATGGAATCGGGCCGGACGACCTGACCATCGCCAGGCTCGTCAGCCGTGTGGCGGCGGGCGGCGTGGCGGAGGTCATCATCGCCGTCAACGCCACGATCGAGGGCCAGACGACGGCTCACTACATCACCGACCAGCTGGCGGGCCTGGGCGTCAAGGTCACGCGGCTGGCGCATGGCGTGCCGGTCGGCGGCGAGCTCGACTATCTCGACGAGGGCACGCTCACGGCGGCGCTCAAGTCGCGGACGGCGTTCTAG
- a CDS encoding zinc-dependent alcohol dehydrogenase family protein, translating into MRAVYYEQFQQLPTVRNVPDPDPAPDGVVIKVEATGLCRSDWHGWMGHDPDIVLPHVPGHELAGTVSAVGKQVTRWREGDRVTVPFVGGCGHCAECNSGNHQVCENQFQPGFTAWGSFAEYVAIDFADTNLVRLPETLDFATAASLGCRFVTSFRGIADQARVKPGEWVAVHGCGGVGLSAIMIANAMGANVVAVEIAEDKLAFAREIGAVATVNGATAPDVAGAIREITKGGAHVSMDALGHPSTCFNSIACLRRRGRHVQVGLMLGDHAHPSIPMDRVIAHELEIRGSHGMQAFRYPAMLAMIEAGKLAPQKLIGNRISLDEAAVALTRMDRFDSHGISVVTQF; encoded by the coding sequence ATGAGAGCCGTATATTACGAGCAGTTCCAGCAGCTTCCGACGGTCCGGAACGTGCCCGATCCTGACCCGGCGCCGGATGGTGTGGTGATCAAGGTTGAGGCAACGGGGCTCTGCCGCAGCGACTGGCACGGCTGGATGGGGCACGATCCCGACATCGTGCTGCCGCACGTGCCCGGCCACGAGCTCGCCGGCACGGTCAGCGCCGTCGGCAAACAGGTGACCCGGTGGCGCGAGGGCGACCGGGTCACCGTGCCCTTCGTCGGCGGTTGCGGCCATTGCGCCGAATGCAATTCGGGCAACCATCAGGTCTGCGAGAACCAGTTCCAGCCCGGCTTCACGGCCTGGGGCTCATTCGCCGAGTATGTCGCGATCGACTTCGCCGACACCAATCTCGTGCGGCTGCCGGAAACACTCGATTTCGCCACCGCCGCGAGCCTCGGCTGCCGTTTCGTCACCTCGTTCCGTGGCATCGCCGACCAGGCGCGGGTCAAGCCCGGCGAGTGGGTCGCGGTCCATGGCTGCGGCGGCGTCGGCCTGTCGGCGATCATGATCGCCAATGCGATGGGCGCAAATGTCGTCGCGGTCGAAATTGCCGAGGACAAGCTCGCCTTCGCCCGAGAGATCGGGGCCGTCGCGACGGTCAACGGCGCAACCGCGCCGGATGTCGCCGGCGCCATCAGGGAGATCACCAAGGGCGGAGCGCACGTCTCGATGGACGCGCTCGGCCACCCGTCCACCTGCTTCAACTCGATCGCCTGCCTGCGCCGGCGCGGGCGTCACGTGCAGGTCGGCCTGATGCTCGGCGACCACGCGCATCCGTCGATCCCGATGGACCGGGTCATCGCCCATGAACTGGAGATCAGGGGAAGCCACGGCATGCAGGCCTTCCGCTATCCGGCCATGCTCGCGATGATCGAGGCCGGCAAGCTTGCGCCGCAGAAGCTGATCGGCAACCGGATCAGCTTGGACGAAGCGGCCGTCGCCCTCACGCGGATGGACCGGTTCGACAGCCATGGGATCAGTGTAGTGACGCAGTTCTAG
- a CDS encoding YbaB/EbfC family nucleoid-associated protein, whose amino-acid sequence MKDLLGLMGKAKEMQAKFQAMQEELTQVEASGQSGGGLVTVTLSGKGEMKALRIDPSLAKPEETEILEDLIVAAHNDAKTKVEAIMQEKTRELTAGLPIPPGMKLPF is encoded by the coding sequence ATGAAAGACCTGCTCGGACTGATGGGCAAAGCCAAGGAAATGCAGGCCAAGTTCCAGGCCATGCAAGAAGAGCTGACCCAGGTCGAGGCATCCGGCCAGTCCGGCGGCGGGCTCGTCACCGTCACGCTGTCCGGCAAGGGCGAGATGAAGGCGCTGCGCATCGATCCGTCGCTGGCGAAGCCGGAGGAGACCGAGATTCTCGAAGACCTGATCGTCGCCGCGCATAACGACGCGAAGACGAAGGTCGAGGCGATCATGCAAGAAAAGACGCGCGAACTGACCGCCGGCCTGCCGATCCCGCCCGGCATGAAACTGCCGTTCTAA
- a CDS encoding DNA polymerase III subunit gamma/tau, giving the protein MNPAGTDAKGGAYRVLARKYRPRDFSGLIGQEPMVRTLTNAFGTGRIAQAWMLTGVRGVGKTTTARILARALNYKTADTDQPTILMDAIGEHCQAILEGRHVDVIEMDAASHTGIDDIREIIEQVRYAPVSARYKVYIIDEVHMLSTQAFNGLLKTLEEPPPHVKFIFATTEIRKVPITVLSRCQRFDLRRIDAALIKAHLAHIGGLEGVEAEDDALAMIARAAEGSMRDAQSIFDQAIAHGGENVTAEAVRSMLGLSDRNRIIDLFEHLMKGDIAAALAEYRAQYDTGADPAVVLTDLAEFNHLVTRLRFIPEAASDASLTEDERRRGADFAEKLSVKVLSRSWQMLLKGIPEVQGASRPVSAGEMVLIRIAHAASLPTLDEALKMLDGDTLPSNGSQPNSPRPSGGPNGNGVSAVGQARVSGGPGGTQTMRLVQREDAPPALQPAPAPIVDDETVPVRSLHDIAALATSNRDVAFKALLRRCVRPVRIEPGNLQIGLTDDAPRDLAGQIGAKLQAWTGRRWMVSVAREGGGPTLAEEEANKRETAFTDAKSDPAVAAILAKFPGAKIIDVRIPDAPGETDAPVELAPDPGIEPALDPDDDDF; this is encoded by the coding sequence ATGAACCCAGCCGGAACCGACGCGAAAGGCGGCGCCTACCGTGTCCTGGCACGGAAGTATCGTCCGCGGGACTTCTCCGGCCTCATCGGCCAGGAGCCGATGGTCCGGACTCTCACCAATGCATTCGGCACGGGACGCATCGCGCAGGCCTGGATGCTGACCGGCGTGCGCGGCGTCGGCAAGACCACGACAGCCCGCATCCTTGCCCGCGCGCTGAACTACAAGACCGCCGATACCGACCAGCCGACCATCTTGATGGATGCGATCGGCGAACACTGCCAGGCGATCCTCGAAGGCCGTCATGTCGACGTGATCGAGATGGACGCCGCTTCGCACACCGGCATCGACGACATCCGCGAGATCATCGAGCAGGTTCGCTATGCGCCAGTCTCGGCGCGCTACAAGGTCTACATCATCGATGAGGTGCACATGCTCTCGACGCAGGCCTTCAACGGTCTGCTGAAGACGCTGGAAGAGCCGCCGCCGCATGTGAAGTTCATCTTCGCCACCACAGAGATCCGCAAGGTGCCGATCACGGTACTGTCGCGCTGCCAGCGCTTCGACCTGCGCCGCATCGACGCCGCCCTGATCAAGGCGCACCTCGCCCATATCGGCGGACTGGAAGGTGTCGAGGCGGAGGACGATGCGCTGGCAATGATCGCGCGCGCGGCCGAAGGCTCGATGCGCGACGCCCAATCGATCTTCGACCAGGCGATCGCGCATGGCGGCGAAAACGTCACCGCCGAGGCCGTCCGCTCGATGCTCGGGCTTTCCGACCGCAACCGCATCATCGATCTGTTCGAACATCTGATGAAGGGCGACATCGCCGCGGCACTCGCCGAATATCGCGCCCAGTACGACACGGGCGCGGACCCGGCGGTAGTGCTGACCGATCTCGCCGAGTTCAACCATCTGGTGACCCGCCTGCGCTTCATCCCCGAGGCGGCGTCCGACGCGTCGCTGACCGAGGACGAGCGTCGCCGCGGAGCCGACTTCGCCGAGAAGCTTTCGGTCAAGGTGCTCTCGCGCTCCTGGCAGATGCTCCTGAAAGGCATCCCCGAGGTGCAGGGCGCTTCGCGGCCGGTGTCGGCCGGCGAGATGGTGCTGATCCGCATTGCGCATGCTGCCAGCCTGCCCACGCTCGACGAGGCATTGAAGATGCTCGATGGTGACACGCTGCCGTCGAACGGGTCGCAGCCGAATTCGCCGCGCCCTTCGGGTGGCCCTAACGGCAACGGCGTGAGCGCGGTCGGGCAGGCGCGCGTGTCCGGCGGACCGGGCGGGACACAGACGATGCGCCTGGTGCAGCGGGAGGATGCGCCGCCCGCATTGCAACCCGCTCCCGCCCCGATCGTGGATGACGAGACGGTGCCGGTGCGCTCGCTGCACGACATCGCGGCGCTTGCGACCTCCAACCGGGACGTTGCCTTCAAGGCGCTGCTCAGGCGCTGCGTGCGGCCCGTGCGGATCGAGCCCGGTAACCTGCAGATCGGCCTGACCGACGATGCGCCGCGTGACCTTGCAGGGCAGATCGGCGCCAAGCTGCAGGCGTGGACCGGCCGGCGCTGGATGGTGTCGGTCGCGCGCGAGGGCGGCGGGCCGACGCTGGCCGAAGAAGAGGCCAACAAGCGCGAGACCGCGTTCACGGACGCGAAGTCGGACCCGGCCGTTGCCGCCATCCTGGCGAAATTTCCCGGCGCGAAGATCATCGACGTGCGCATTCCTGACGCGCCCGGGGAGACGGATGCCCCTGTCGAACTCGCGCCCGACCCGGGCATCGAGCCCGCGCTCGATCCAGATGACGACGATTTCTGA
- a CDS encoding HIT family protein: protein MMPGARPGFELDRRLDADSVPLMWLGLCQLRLMDDRRWPWLILVPRRPGIVEVHDLTPLDQAMLTFETNLVAQALKTETGCTKINTGALGNVVRQLHVHIVARNIGDPGWPGPVWGHGTREPYRPEDRHAFAERMNAALGSHS from the coding sequence ATGATGCCTGGCGCGCGGCCGGGATTCGAGCTTGACCGCCGGCTGGATGCTGACAGCGTCCCGCTGATGTGGCTCGGCTTGTGCCAACTCCGACTCATGGACGACCGGCGCTGGCCCTGGCTGATCCTCGTGCCGCGCCGGCCGGGGATCGTCGAGGTGCACGACCTGACGCCGCTCGATCAGGCGATGCTCACTTTCGAGACAAATCTGGTGGCGCAGGCGCTGAAGACTGAGACCGGTTGCACGAAGATCAACACAGGTGCGCTGGGCAATGTCGTGCGACAGTTGCACGTGCATATCGTCGCCCGCAATATCGGCGATCCGGGCTGGCCCGGACCAGTCTGGGGCCATGGCACCCGCGAACCCTATCGACCGGAAGACAGACATGCCTTCGCCGAACGGATGAACGCCGCGCTCGGCTCACATTCCTGA
- a CDS encoding GNAT family N-acetyltransferase translates to MENSAVAIRVALPGDHDLVTDILAAAYARLDDGSYDGERLSDALPLMSSANPRLLKSGTYFVAMSNGIPAGCGGWTLEAPGTGTVEPGVGHIRHFATHPDHLRKGVAQALLRRCLDEARAAGVTLIKSQSTLPAQKFYASAGFSKVRAIEVVMAPGVALPAIEMELRLD, encoded by the coding sequence ATGGAGAATTCGGCTGTCGCCATTCGCGTTGCCCTGCCGGGGGATCACGATCTCGTCACGGACATCCTCGCCGCCGCCTATGCGAGGCTCGACGACGGATCCTACGACGGGGAACGCCTGTCGGATGCGCTGCCGCTGATGTCCAGCGCAAATCCCCGGCTGCTCAAGAGCGGCACGTATTTCGTCGCCATGTCGAACGGCATCCCTGCCGGCTGCGGCGGCTGGACCCTCGAAGCCCCCGGGACGGGGACGGTGGAACCGGGCGTCGGGCACATCCGCCACTTCGCCACGCATCCCGATCATCTGCGCAAGGGCGTCGCGCAGGCGCTGTTGCGGCGCTGTCTCGACGAGGCGCGCGCTGCAGGCGTGACGCTGATCAAAAGCCAGTCCACGCTACCGGCGCAAAAATTCTATGCGTCGGCCGGATTCAGCAAGGTCCGCGCCATCGAGGTTGTTATGGCGCCGGGCGTCGCCCTGCCGGCGATCGAGATGGAGTTGCGTCTCGATTGA
- a CDS encoding GSU2403 family nucleotidyltransferase fold protein has product MTRIRRHSATAHAAYQDLVSLLLDDAVSDIRGSPTARERNGRRYWYDRYRIGTETHERYLGEDTPELARRIDRHRALGEERRLRLRERGRLVRLLRSERFLGLDGATGSLIAALARTGVFRLGGVLVGTVAFRLYEGELGLRLSLDELAMTNDIDVASFEKLSLAIGDTAAPTIGEALAELDFAPVPSLRNDKVWRWKQSPGETLVEFLTPSFDEEESLRELPALGVSAQSLHFLNYLIAEPLHAAAVYREGLLVRIPRPERFAVHKMIVADRRLDGPDSAKARKDLRQAELLVTVLAEDRPSDLQEAYEDALQRGPKWRERLQRSIGRSAAIGERLRQA; this is encoded by the coding sequence ATGACCCGGATCAGACGGCATAGCGCAACCGCGCACGCGGCCTATCAAGATCTCGTCTCCCTTTTGCTGGACGACGCGGTCTCGGACATCCGCGGTTCCCCAACCGCGCGGGAGCGAAACGGGCGGCGCTACTGGTATGACCGCTACCGTATCGGAACTGAGACCCACGAGCGGTATCTCGGAGAAGACACCCCCGAGTTGGCCCGCCGCATCGACAGACACCGAGCTCTGGGCGAGGAACGGCGGCTGCGGCTGCGCGAGCGAGGACGGCTCGTTCGACTGCTGCGCAGCGAACGCTTTCTCGGACTTGACGGCGCTACGGGAAGCCTCATCGCAGCGCTGGCACGGACCGGTGTCTTCCGTCTCGGTGGCGTGCTCGTCGGTACTGTCGCCTTCCGTCTCTACGAAGGCGAACTGGGGCTGAGACTCTCTCTCGACGAACTCGCCATGACCAACGACATCGACGTGGCGAGTTTCGAGAAGCTCTCGCTGGCTATCGGCGACACCGCCGCACCCACCATCGGCGAGGCGCTGGCGGAGCTGGACTTCGCCCCCGTGCCAAGCCTCAGGAACGACAAGGTGTGGCGATGGAAGCAGTCGCCCGGAGAAACGCTGGTCGAGTTCCTGACCCCTTCGTTCGACGAAGAAGAGTCGCTGCGCGAGCTGCCGGCGCTGGGCGTGAGCGCCCAATCGCTGCATTTCCTGAACTACCTGATCGCCGAGCCGCTGCATGCGGCGGCAGTCTACCGGGAAGGCCTGCTTGTCCGCATCCCGAGACCGGAACGGTTCGCCGTCCACAAGATGATCGTGGCGGACCGGCGCCTGGACGGGCCGGACAGCGCCAAGGCTCGGAAGGACCTCAGGCAGGCGGAACTTCTCGTCACCGTGCTGGCGGAGGATCGGCCGTCCGATCTGCAGGAAGCCTACGAGGACGCGCTGCAGCGCGGGCCGAAATGGAGGGAACGCCTGCAGCGGAGCATTGGCCGCAGCGCTGCGATCGGAGAGCGATTGCGCCAAGCGTGA
- a CDS encoding immunity 53 family protein → MTDDALKWLEDWYSDQCDGDWEHQNGIDIGNIDNPGWTLKVDLTGTSLENIPFEEVLHNYDDEVFWWRCWRDAREFHAVCGARNLRSVIGVFRTWVEANQPK, encoded by the coding sequence ATGACGGATGACGCGCTGAAATGGTTGGAAGATTGGTATTCGGACCAGTGCGACGGTGATTGGGAACATCAGAACGGCATCGACATCGGAAACATCGACAATCCCGGCTGGACACTGAAGGTCGATCTTACCGGGACCAGCCTCGAGAATATTCCCTTTGAAGAAGTTCTGCATAACTACGATGACGAGGTCTTTTGGTGGCGATGCTGGCGAGACGCACGCGAGTTTCATGCTGTGTGCGGCGCTCGCAACCTCCGTTCGGTGATTGGGGTGTTCCGCACCTGGGTGGAGGCCAATCAGCCGAAATGA